A window from Blastocatellia bacterium encodes these proteins:
- a CDS encoding Uma2 family endonuclease, whose protein sequence is MRLTVKLIGPEREETLHAFLLRIPGWTEEHYYEKAPERWFAEFEDREVIMHSPVSIRHQAITRLLTISLHVLVQRRNVGEVFNGPAVVRLRPGLNYERDICVVPVDQRDRLEKERFSGTPLLGVEVISPATRHHDLVTKALNYRKHRVAECWG, encoded by the coding sequence ATGCGACTTACTGTGAAACTCATCGGACCAGAGCGTGAGGAAACATTGCACGCCTTCCTGCTGCGTATCCCCGGCTGGACCGAAGAGCATTACTACGAGAAAGCGCCTGAGAGGTGGTTTGCTGAATTCGAGGATCGAGAGGTCATCATGCACTCACCAGTCAGTATCCGACATCAGGCGATAACGAGGCTCCTTACCATTTCGCTTCATGTCCTTGTTCAGAGGCGAAACGTTGGCGAAGTGTTCAACGGGCCGGCAGTAGTGCGGTTGCGTCCGGGGTTGAATTACGAGCGGGACATTTGCGTCGTCCCTGTGGATCAACGAGATCGGTTGGAAAAGGAACGCTTCTCCGGCACGCCGCTTCTTGGGGTCGAAGTGATCTCTCCGGCGACGCGCCATCATGATCTGGTGACGAAGGCTCTCAACTACCGGAAACATCGGGTGGCGGAGTGCTGGGGGTGA